The Euphorbia lathyris chromosome 2, ddEupLath1.1, whole genome shotgun sequence genome includes a window with the following:
- the LOC136216858 gene encoding ABC transporter G family member 28-like codes for MQQLSRAHSANTSTESLCLIRKVFGIGECDFVVPIWKSQPLPYWNNEISSSHPEHLLYEANDFMLKCLQKEADLRAATLTRSSMHGEHDSHLVFRNSVRESVNLLANSGLRCSTVYPENIFRPPPSYGNGADDGDITRRLCTAAEIIFYFTSVFWKEPTDVNFLKPNRNCNLSYSPSGCEPRWGCSTPPNEEVVFGDSKHMPTRTVDCQPCCEGFFCPQGLTCMIPGACLGTLSNVDDETFGSKGYTFTVIAISLLCKIAALRSFSLDKLHYWRESASGMSSLAYFLSKDTVDHFNTFIKPLFYLSMFYFFNSPRSSFMHNYVVLLCLVYCMIGIAYTFSIYLYPSPAQLTRFY; via the exons ATGCAGCAGCTCTCAAGAGCTCATTCTGCAAACACTTCAACAGAAAGTCTTTGCCTCATACGAAAGGTGTTCGGGATAGGAGAATGTGATTTCGTTGTACCAATATGGAAAAGCCAACCTCTTCCATATTGGAACAACGAAATCTCATCCTCCCATCCCGAACACCTTTTGTATGAGGCAAATGACTTTATGTTGAAGTGTTTGCAGAAGGAGGCAGACTTGAGGGCTGCTACATTGACTCGCTCCAGCATGCATGGAGAGCACGACTCTCATTTAGTCTTCCGCAATTCAGTTAGGGAATCTGTTAATCTATTGGCCAATTCTGG TTTGAGATGCTCAACTGTATATCCTGAAAATATATTTCGACCACCACCGTCCTATGGGAATGGCGCTGATGATG GAGATATAACACGTCGACTATGTACAGCTGCTGAAATCATATTCTATTTCACCAGTGTCTTTTGGAAGGAGCCAACAGATGTCAATTTCTTGAAACCCAATAGGAACTGCAATTTGAGCTATTCGCCTTCTGGATGTGAACCACGGTGGGGTTGTAGTACTCCCCCAAATGAGGAAGTTGTTTTTGGTGATTCTAAACATATGCCTACTAGAACAGTAGACTGTCAACCTTGTTGTGAGGGCTTCTTCTGTCCACAGGGTCTCACTTGCATGATAC CTGGAGCCTGCTTAGGAACTCTTTCGAATGTGGATGATGAAACATTTGGGTCCAAAGGCTATACTTTTACTGTCATAGCAATTT CATTACTATGCAAGATTGCTGCTTTAAGATCATTTTCTCTGGACAAATTACACTACTGGAGAGAGAGTGCATCTGGAATGAGCAGCTTAGCTTATTTTCTGTCAAAAGATACAGTCGACCATTTCAATACATTTATCAAACCTCTATTTTACTTATCCATGTTCTATTTCTTCAACAGTCCTAGATCGAGTTTTATGCACAACTATGTCGTTTTACTTTGCCTCGTCTACTGTATGATTGGAATTGCTTACACATTTTCCATTTACCTCTATCCTAGTCCTGCTCAACTGACAAGGTTTTACTGA